Proteins encoded by one window of Dermochelys coriacea isolate rDerCor1 chromosome 13, rDerCor1.pri.v4, whole genome shotgun sequence:
- the LOC119841606 gene encoding olfactory receptor 5A1-like, whose product MENQTTVNEFILLGLSTDPLLQTLMFMVFLVIYLITLVGNLVIMWVIKADPKLHTPMYFFLFHLSFVDICYSSTVVPKVLVNFSVATKTISVNVCITQMFFILLAGCSEVFILSAMAYDRYTAICDPLHYIETMSKQVCSQLVGGAWTVGCLYSLLNTLSVLNLHFCGPNEINHFSCEIPPLLVLSCSETFFNQVVLLTSTMILGSNSFLFILVSYIYIISTILRMHSKEGRRKAFSTCSSHLIVIGLYYLAAFCHYAKPISSTSLLGLDKLVSIQYSILTPMLNPIIYTLKNKEVKTALGKMLREIIFFSRG is encoded by the coding sequence ATGGAAAACCAAACCACAGTGAATGAGTTTATTCTTCTGGGACTTTCCACAGATCCATTGCTACAGACTTTGATGTTTATGGTGTTTTTAGTTATTTACCTAATAACCTTAGTGGGGAACTTGGTGATCATGTGGGTAATTAAGGCAGATCCTAAACTCCATACTCCTATGTACTTTTTCCTCTTCCATTTATCCTTTGTTGATATCTGCTATTCCTCAACCGTTGTCCCTAAGGTGCTGGTGAACTTCTCAGTAGCAACAAAAACCATTTCTGTCAATGTCTGCATTACCCAGATGTTTTTTATCCTTCTGGCTGGTTGTAGTGAAGTTTTCATTCTCTCAGCAATGGCTTATGATCGATACACTGCCATATGTGATCCACTGCATTACATAGAGACCATGAGCAAACAAGTCTGCAGTCAGCTGGTGGGTGGTGCATGGACTGTTGGGTGTCTCTATTCATTGTTAAACACCCTTTCTGTATTAAACTTACACTTCTGTGGACCCAATGAAATCAACCATTTCAGCTGTGAGATTCCTCCACTACTGGTCTTGTCCTGCTCTGAGACCTTCTTCAATCAAGTGGTGCTTCTTACTTCTACGATGATATTAGGGTCAAATTCCTTCCTTTTCATCCTGGTCTCTTATATTTACATCATCTCCACCATCCTGAGGATGCACTCCAAAGAGGGCAGGCGtaaagccttctccacctgcagctcccacctgaTTGTGATTGGCTTATACTACCTAGCTGCTTTTTGTCATTATGCAAAACCTATTTCAAGCACATCTTTGCTAGGTCTAGACAAACTAGTCTCCATCCAGTATAGTATTTTAACCCCCATGTTAAACCCTATCATCTACACCCTGAAAAACAAAGAAGTGAAAACGGCCCTAGGGAAAATGTTACGGGAAATCATATTTTTCAGTCGTGGGTAG